Proteins encoded together in one Blastocatellia bacterium window:
- a CDS encoding ABC transporter permease, with the protein MQTLLQDLRYGARMLRRQPGFTLVAVLTLAIGIGANTAIFSVVNAVLLRPLPYPQADRLVWLAERHEEIATRWVSYPNFLDWQTRSRSFEAMAAIRGWQMTMTGGGDAQAITARLVTADYFRVMRATPMLGRGFSAEEDRFGAPHVAVLSHDFWQSQFGGDPALVGQPIMLDNQPFTVIGVMPPEFQHQGPPALWVLTEQVAEPAGPWFQRDSRVAGFVVARLNPGVTLEQARAEMKSVEEELIREHPWTNGGNTIRMVTLQESIVGDASLPLLLLFAAVAFVLLIACANVANLLLARAVTRQKEMAIRTALGASRRRVLRQLLTESVLVALAGGALGLLLAVWGVNLLVRFAPDDLPRLAGVVIGWRVLAFTLLLALLTGLIFGLAPAWQGTRTDLQQTLKDGGYSVSDGRGGRLRSAFVIAEVALAVILLIGAGLLIKSLARMFAADPGFDARQVVTMDLLPRQAYPGRPRLKQFYSQLLERVSAVPGVESACVVNQLPGFEPGWQTDINPEINGEYQQINPGELINVDWDIVTADYFKTMRVPIKQGRGFTPQEVADGAPVMLVDEHLARQFWPEGEAIGKHIKYDSRTPIEIIGVAGNVHNFGSEAIGRIKIYAPFGRSPLPRATLAVRSAGTDALGLVEAIKAEVRDINPNVPVAEVSLLEKDLGRLVAPRRFNTWLLGLFAAIALLLAAVGIYSVMSYAVSQRTREIGIRMALGAQPPDVLRLLIGQGLRLILGGLLLGTLASLGLTRWLRSLLFGVSATDPLAFVMAAALLVAVALAACYLPARRATKVDPMIALRYE; encoded by the coding sequence CGTTCTTACACTCGCTATCGGCATCGGCGCGAACACGGCGATCTTCTCAGTCGTCAACGCGGTGCTGCTCCGCCCGCTGCCCTACCCGCAGGCCGACCGGCTAGTCTGGCTCGCGGAACGGCACGAAGAGATTGCGACGCGCTGGGTTTCGTACCCGAACTTTCTCGACTGGCAAACGCGCAGCCGGTCGTTTGAAGCGATGGCGGCAATCCGCGGCTGGCAGATGACGATGACCGGCGGCGGCGACGCCCAGGCGATTACCGCGCGACTGGTGACGGCGGATTACTTCCGCGTGATGCGCGCCACGCCAATGCTCGGGCGCGGCTTCTCTGCCGAAGAAGACCGCTTCGGAGCGCCACACGTCGCGGTGTTGAGCCACGACTTCTGGCAATCACAATTCGGCGGCGACCCGGCGCTCGTCGGCCAGCCCATCATGCTCGACAATCAACCCTTCACCGTCATCGGTGTGATGCCGCCTGAATTCCAGCACCAGGGGCCGCCGGCGCTGTGGGTGCTGACCGAACAGGTAGCCGAGCCGGCGGGCCCCTGGTTCCAGCGCGATAGCCGCGTCGCCGGTTTCGTCGTCGCGCGGCTCAACCCCGGTGTCACGCTCGAACAGGCGCGCGCCGAGATGAAGTCGGTCGAAGAAGAATTGATCCGCGAACATCCATGGACGAACGGCGGCAACACGATTCGCATGGTCACGCTGCAAGAGAGTATCGTCGGCGATGCGAGCCTGCCCTTGCTGCTGCTGTTCGCGGCAGTCGCTTTCGTGCTGTTGATCGCCTGCGCCAACGTCGCCAACCTGCTGCTGGCGCGGGCGGTGACGCGACAAAAAGAGATGGCCATTCGCACCGCGCTCGGAGCCAGCCGCCGGCGTGTGCTGCGCCAGTTGCTCACAGAGAGCGTGCTGGTGGCGCTTGCCGGCGGCGCGCTCGGATTGCTGCTGGCCGTCTGGGGCGTGAACCTACTCGTTCGATTCGCGCCCGATGATTTGCCACGCCTGGCCGGCGTCGTCATCGGCTGGCGCGTGCTCGCCTTCACGTTGCTGCTGGCGCTGCTGACCGGCCTGATCTTCGGACTCGCGCCCGCCTGGCAAGGCACGCGAACCGACCTGCAACAGACATTGAAAGACGGCGGCTACTCCGTGAGCGATGGGCGCGGCGGGCGCCTGCGCAGCGCCTTCGTTATCGCCGAAGTGGCGCTCGCCGTCATCCTGTTGATTGGCGCTGGCCTGCTGATCAAAAGCCTGGCGCGGATGTTTGCCGCTGACCCCGGATTCGATGCCCGGCAGGTCGTGACGATGGACCTGCTGCCGCGCCAGGCCTATCCGGGCCGCCCGCGCTTGAAGCAATTTTATTCACAACTGCTCGAACGCGTCAGCGCCGTGCCCGGTGTCGAATCCGCATGTGTCGTCAACCAGCTACCCGGCTTCGAGCCCGGATGGCAGACTGACATCAATCCCGAAATCAACGGCGAGTATCAGCAGATCAACCCCGGCGAGCTAATCAACGTGGACTGGGACATCGTCACCGCCGACTACTTCAAGACGATGCGCGTGCCCATCAAGCAGGGCCGCGGCTTCACGCCGCAAGAGGTTGCCGACGGTGCCCCGGTCATGCTGGTTGACGAGCACCTGGCGCGGCAGTTCTGGCCCGAAGGCGAAGCCATCGGCAAGCACATCAAGTACGATAGCCGCACGCCGATAGAGATTATCGGCGTCGCCGGCAACGTGCATAACTTCGGCTCTGAAGCCATCGGGCGAATCAAAATCTACGCGCCGTTCGGGCGCTCGCCGCTGCCGCGGGCGACGCTGGCGGTGCGCAGCGCGGGCACCGATGCGCTCGGCCTGGTTGAAGCGATCAAAGCCGAAGTGCGAGACATCAACCCGAACGTGCCGGTCGCCGAAGTCTCGTTGCTTGAGAAAGACCTGGGGCGGCTGGTTGCGCCGCGCCGCTTCAACACCTGGCTGCTGGGATTGTTTGCCGCCATCGCCTTGCTATTGGCCGCGGTCGGCATCTACAGCGTGATGAGCTATGCGGTCAGCCAGCGGACGCGCGAGATCGGCATCCGCATGGCGCTTGGGGCGCAGCCGCCGGATGTGCTGCGCTTGCTAATCGGCCAGGGCCTGCGTTTAATTCTGGGGGGGCTGCTGTTGGGCACGCTGGCATCACTGGGGCTGACGCGCTGGCTGCGCAGCCTGCTGTTCGGGGTCAGCGCCACCGACCCGCTGGCCTTCGTGATGGCGGCGGCGTTGCTCGTCGCGGTGGCGCTCGCGGCCTGCTACCTGCCGGCGCGGCGGGCGACGAAAGTCGACCCGATGATCGCGCTCAGGTACGAATAA